One Vitis riparia cultivar Riparia Gloire de Montpellier isolate 1030 chromosome 4, EGFV_Vit.rip_1.0, whole genome shotgun sequence genomic window carries:
- the LOC117912990 gene encoding 3-ketoacyl-CoA synthase 10, which yields MAGEQHLLATEIVNRGIESSGPNAGSQTFSVRVRRRLPDFVQSVNLKYVKLGYHYLINHAIYLATIPVLVLVFSAEVGSLSKEELWKKLWEDARYDLATVLGFFGVFVFTLSVYIMSRPRSIYLIDFACFKPHDDLKLSKQQLIEAVRRSGKHDEASIEFQKRILMSSGIGDETYIPKAVMAGENCATMKEGRAEAGMVMFGALDELFEKTRVRPKDVGVLVVNCSIFNPTPSLSAMIINHYKMRGNILSFNLGGMGCSAGVIALDLARDMLESNPNNYAVVVSTEMVGYNWYPGKDRSMIIPNCFFRMGCSALLLSNRRRDYRHAKYRLEHIVRTHKGADDRSFRCVYQEEDSERFKGLRVSKDLIEIGGDALKTNITTLGPLVLPFSEQLLFFATLVWRNLFGHGGPQQPPTKPYIPDYKLAFEHFCVHAASKTVLDELQRNLGLSDSNVEASRMTLHRFGNTSSSSIWYELAYLEAKERVKRGDRVWQISFGSGFKCNSLVWRAMRRVKKPSSNPWLDCLDRYPVYH from the exons ATGGCTGGTGAGCAGCATCTCTTAGCTACCGAGATTGTGAACCGTGGAATCGAATCCTCCGGCCCTAATGCTGGATCCCAGACCTTTTCAGTGAGGGTCCGACGGAGGCTGCCGGACTTTGTCCAGTCTGTGAATCTTAAGTATGTGAAATTGGGGTATCATTATCTCATTAACCATGCCATCTACTTGGCCACCATCCCTGTCCTGGTGCTTGTCTTCAGCGCTGAGGTTGGGAGTCTCAGCAAGGAGGAGCTCTGGAAGAAGCTCTGGGAGGACGCCCGCTACGACCTCGCCACTGTCCTCGGTTTCTTCGGCGTCTTCGTCTTCACCCTCTCCGTTTACATCATGTCCCGCCCCCGCTCCATCTACCTCATTGACTTCGCATGCTTCAAACCCCACGACGATCTCAAg TTGTCGAAGCAGCAGCTGATCGAAGCGGTTAGAAGATCTGGAAAGCACGACGAGGCGAGCATAGAGTTTCAGAAGAGAATTCTAATGTCATCAGGCATAGGAGACGAGACGTACATCCCAAAGGCGGTGATGGCCGGAGAGAACTGCGCGACGATGAAAGAAGGACGAGCAGAGGCCGGGATGGTGATGTTCGGGGCACTGGACGAGCTCTTCGAGAAAACCAGAGTCCGGCCGAAGGACGTGGGGGTGCTGGTGGTGAACTGCAGCATATTCAATCCAACTCCATCACTCTCTGCAATGATCATCAATCACTACAAGATGCGAGGCAACATCCTGAGCTTCAATTTGGGCGGAATGGGGTGTAGTGCGGGAGTGATAGCCTTGGATCTGGCTCGCGACATGCTCGAATCGAATCCGAACAACTACGCCGTAGTGGTGAGCACAGAGATGGTGGGATACAATTGGTATCCGGGAAAAGACCGGTCCATGATCATACCCAACTGTTTCTTCCGCATGGGCTGCTCTGCTCTGCTTCTCTCCAACCGCCGGCGTGACTACCGGCATGCAAAGTACCGGCTCGAACACATTGTTCGCACGCATAAAGGTGCTGATGACAGAAGCTTCAG GTGTGTTTACCAGGAAGAAGACTCAGAGAGGTTCAAGGGGCTGAGAGTGAGCAAAGACTTGATCGAGATAGGCGGGGACGCGCTCAAAACCAATATCACCACCTTGGGGCCTCTGGTGCTTCCCTTCTCTGAGCAGCTTCTCTTCTTCGCCACCCTGGTCTGGAGGAACCTCTTCGGCCACGGGGGCCCTCAGCAGCCGCCGACAAAGCCATACATCCCCGACTACAAGCTCGCATTCGAGCACTTCTGCGTCCACGCCGCCAGCAAGACCGTGCTGGACGAGCTGCAGAGGAACTTGGGATTGAGCGACAGCAACGTGGAGGCTTCGCGCATGACCCTGCACCGCTTCGGCAACACTTCGAGCAGCAGCATTTGGTACGAGTTGGCGTATTTGGAAGCTAAGGAGAGGGTGAAAAGGGGAGACCGAGTCTGGCAAATTTCATTTGGGTCTGGGTTCAAGTGCAATAGCCTTGTGTGGAGGGCTATGCGCCGGGTGAAGAAGCCCTCAAGCAATCCTTGGCTTGACTGCCTTGACAGATACCCGGTGTACCATTAA
- the LOC117912691 gene encoding probable flavin-containing monooxygenase 1: MAGDQNLHHVSKIGIIGAGISGIAAAKQLSGHSPVVFEATDSIGGVWKHCTYTSTKLQTPRCDFEFTDYPWPQRDNSSFPSHIEILEYLHNYASHFDVLKYVKLNSKVVEMRYIGDENESYFDQLETEPREYGRLLRGRPVWEVAVQTNQSPTLQWYAFECLVMCLGKYGDIPKMPNFPPNKGREIFQGKVLHSLDYSKLDEAAAHRLLKGKKVVVIGYKKSAIDLAMEAAEANQDPDGQPCTMVIRTLHWTVPSYWIWGLPFFLFYSTRFSQFLHEKPNQSFLRTLLCFLLSPMRKAISKFIESYLVWKLPLVKYGLKPDHPFEEDYASCQMAILPENFFAEADNGRILFKRSSKWWFWSGGIELEDNTKLEADVVALATGFDGNKKLKALLPQPFCRLIQHSTGNLPLYRGTIHPLIPNMAFVGYVESVSNLHTSELRSKWLAQLVDEQFKLPTIEKMLEKTKKEMQVMKRSTRFYKRNCISTFSINHSDELCEDMGWKSLRKNTWFSEAFGPYTCQDYQY, translated from the exons ATGGCCGGTGACCAAAACCTCCACCATGTCTCTAAAATAGGGATCATCGGAGCTGGCATAAGCGGTATCGCAGCCGCTAAACAGCTTTCGGGTCACAGCCCAGTGGTCTTTGAGGCCACTGATTCCATAGGGGGTGTGTGGAAACACTGCACTTACACTTCAACTAAGCTTCAGACCCCTCGTTGTGATTTTGAGTTTACAGATTACCCTTGGCCTCAAAGAGATAACTCAAGCTTTCCTTCTCATATAGAGATTTTGGAGTACTTACACAACTATGCTTCACATTTTGATGTGTTGAAGTATGTGAAGTTGAACTCCAAGGTGGTGGAGATGAGGTATATCGGTGATGAGAATGAAAGTTATTTTGACCAGCTTGAGACTGAACCCAGAGAGTATGGGAGGTTGTTGAGAGGTCGTCCTGTTTGGGAGGTCGCAGTGCAGACTAACCAGTCCCCAACCCTTCAG TGGTATGCTTTTGAATGTTTGGTGATGTGCCTTGGGAAATATGGGGACATACCAAAAATGCCAAATTTTCCACCAAACAAAGGTAGAGAAATATTTCAAGGCAAGGTTTTGCACTCCCTGGATTACTCAAAGCTGGATGAAGCAGCTGCTCATAGGCTTctcaaaggaaagaaagttgTAGTCATTGGATACAAGAAATCAGCAATTGATTTAGCCATGGAGGCAGCAGAAGCAAATCAAG ATCCAGATGGGCAACCATGCACAATGGTGATAAGAACATTACATTGGACAGTCCCATCATATTGGATTTGGGGGTTACCATTTTTCTTGTTCTATTCCACAAGGTTTTCACAGTTCCTCCATGAGAAGCCAAATCAAAGCTTTCTCAGGACCCTTCTATGCTTTCTCTTATCTCCAATG AGAAAAGCCATATCAAAGTTTATAGAGTCATACTTGGTGTGGAAGCTGCCTCTGGTGAAGTATGGACTGAAACCAGATCACCCATTTGAGGAGGACTATGCTTCTTGCCAGATGGCCATCTTGCCGGAAAATTTCTTCGCCGAGGCGGACAACGGCCGGATCTTGTTCAAGAGGTCGTCCAAATGGTGGTTCTGGAGCGGCGGAATCGAGTTGGAGGACAACACAAAATTGGAAGCTGATGTTGTGGCTCTTGCTACTGGATTTGATGGGAACAAGAAGCTCAAAGCTTTACTTCCTCAGCCCTTCTGCCGTTTGATCCAGCACTCCACTGGGAACCTACCATTGTACAG GGGCACCATCCATCCACTGATTCCAAACATGGCGTTTGTGGGGTATGTCGAGAGCGTCTCCAACCTGCACACCTCCGAGTTACGCAGCAAATGGCTGGCGCAACTGGTGGACGAGCAGTTCAAGCTTCCCACCATCGAGAAGATGCTGgagaaaaccaaaaaagagaTGCAAGTAATGAAGAGAAGTACGAGGTTCTACAAGAGAAACTGCATTTCCACCTTCAGTATCAACCACAGTGATGAGCTCTGTGAGGACATGGGGTGGAAATCTTTGAGGAAGAACACCTGGTTTTCTGAAGCTTTCGGCCCTTACACTTGCCAAGACTATCAATACTGA
- the LOC117913104 gene encoding circadian locomoter output cycles protein kaput, protein MRPLWTPDQPLPLHFVLCLSGKEKKVTNHILPTDLLSLTFHFSTTLFGLREKRREGGRGREMRGRSSKQGGKEGMDIDKIHKLKEEPHLSGAYIRSLVKQLTSSRTKDPMNPKDSDTVDGDGFSGQNIAKFGEGFGENQQAHQTQQPQQHKKQVRRRLHTSRPYQERLLNMAEARREIVTALKFHRAAMKQANEQQQQQQQQQQQQSPPLQSPPQPSLEPEAKIKSRRNPRIYPSSTANFSNYLDSLSYSSFSCAPPNPYSWSASPSAPPPPPLSDNINFALPDQTLGLNLNFHDFNNLDASLYHTTNNPSSIYSSSSPSSSSSPTLSIATEEVRCFATSQEGLPVVAADSSVMTGGGFHPAMDDEEMAEIRWIGEQHQMEWNDNLNLATSAWWFKFLKAMEIGPEATNVEDDGYHPFDEVMDYPAWLSGNESCLVPRLDDCCSMDYLQDPALPCMDIGEIEGMDGEWLA, encoded by the exons ATGAGACCCCTCTGGACTCCGGATCAGCCTCTGCCCCTGCATTTTGTACTTTGCCTCtcaggaaaggaaaaaaaagtaacaaaccacATTCTCCCAACCGACCTTCTCTCTTTAACATTCCATTTTTCCACCACCCTGTTTggtttgagagaaaaaagaagagagggCGGGAGAGGGAGGGAGATGAGGGGTCGATCTTCAAAGCAAGGTGGCAAAGAAGGAATGGACATAGACAAGATTCATAAGCTGAAAGAAGAGCCTCATCTCTCTGGAGCTTATATTCGTAGCCTTGTTAAACAACTAACCTCTTCAAGAACCAAGGACCCCATGAACCCCAAAGACTCGGATACTGTTGATGGGGATGGCTTTTCTGGCCAAAACATCGCTAAATTCGGCGAAGGTTTTGGTGAAAATCAGCAGGCCCATCAAACCCAACAACCCCAACAACACAAAAAACAAGTTAGGAGGAGACTTCACACCAGTAGGCCTTATCAAGAAAGGCTCCTAAACATGGCTGAGGCAAGGAGAGAGATTGTCACTGCACTTAAGTTCCACAGAGCTGCAATGAAACAAGCCAATGAACAgcagcaacagcagcagcagcaacaacaacaacaatccCCGCCGCTTCAATCTCCTCCTCAACCATCTTTGGAGCCGgaagcaaaaataaaatctagaagAAATCCTAGGATATACCCTTCAAGCACTGCCAATTTCTCCAATTATCTAGACAGCCTCTCTTACTCATCTTTCTCCTGTGCCCCTCCAAACCCTTACTCCTGGTCTGCATCTCCAAGTGCTCCACCACCCCCTCCTCTTTCCGATAATATTAACTTTGCTCTCCCTGACCAAACCTTAGGCCTGAAtctcaattttcatgatttcaaCAACCTGGATGCCTCCCTGTACCACACCACCAACAACCCATCATCAATCTACTCATCCTCATCTCCCTCATCGTCTTCTTCCCCCACACTTTCCATTGCCACGGAGGAGGTTCGATGCTTTGCAACATCACAGGAGGGCCTTCCAGTGGTTGCTGCAGACTCTAGTGTCATGACCGGAGGAGGGTTTCATCCAGCGATGGATGATGAGGAGATGGCTGAGATCAGGTGGATAGGAGAGCAGCACCAGATGGAATGGAACGATAACTTGAATTTAGCGACATCAGCATGGTGGTTCAAGTTCTTGAAGGCCATGGAAATTGGCCCAGAAGCCACAAATGTAGAAGATGATGGATACCATCCCTTTGATGAAGTCATGGATTATCCAGCTTGGTTGAGTGGGAATGAGAGCTGCTTGGTTCCACGTTTGGATGACTGCTGCTCAATGGACTACTTGCAAGATCCAGCCTTGCCTTG CATGGACATTGGAGAAATTGAAGGAATGGATGGGGAGTGGCTAGCCTGA